Proteins from one Tsuneonella aeria genomic window:
- a CDS encoding DUF3667 domain-containing protein, which yields MTGEFGTIAHGIADAGSGAVLARTVEPAAGETGGHTNEAACLNCGTPLVGPHCHACGQRGHVHRTLGAFFHDLLHGVLHFEGKIWRTVPLLAWKPGKLTREYIDGRRASYVSPIALFLFVVFLSFALFNALGSGASGIPTAQVAGAMDADFAENTRELERLKVERTTAQGEERAEIDRKVADLEAEQRALSALKNGQGGEFTRQFVEGFSDSPEPNNAKLSQMIQHVRENPQLAIYKAQTSAYKYSWMLIPLSVPFVWLLFPLSRRFGGYDHTVFVTYSITFMIALAAVVSLLFYVNAGGVGGLLLLYAPFHMYRQLRGTYGLSRLGAVWRMLALSLFAWIAIGLFAAAIFWMAGA from the coding sequence ATGACGGGGGAGTTCGGCACGATCGCGCACGGCATCGCCGATGCGGGCAGCGGCGCGGTTCTGGCGCGCACGGTGGAGCCGGCAGCGGGCGAGACAGGTGGCCACACGAACGAGGCGGCCTGCCTCAACTGCGGCACGCCGCTGGTCGGCCCGCACTGCCACGCGTGCGGCCAGCGTGGGCACGTGCACCGCACGCTGGGCGCGTTCTTCCATGACCTGCTGCACGGCGTGCTCCATTTCGAAGGCAAGATCTGGCGCACCGTGCCGTTGCTCGCGTGGAAGCCCGGCAAGCTGACCCGCGAATATATCGACGGGCGCCGCGCCAGTTATGTCAGCCCGATTGCGCTGTTTCTCTTCGTCGTGTTCCTGAGCTTCGCCCTGTTCAACGCGCTGGGCAGCGGCGCCAGCGGCATTCCGACGGCCCAAGTGGCCGGGGCGATGGACGCCGACTTTGCCGAGAACACCCGTGAGCTGGAAAGGCTGAAGGTCGAGCGGACCACGGCGCAGGGCGAAGAACGCGCCGAGATCGATCGCAAGGTCGCGGACCTCGAAGCAGAGCAGCGCGCCTTGAGCGCGCTGAAGAACGGACAAGGCGGCGAGTTCACCCGACAGTTCGTCGAAGGCTTCTCCGACAGCCCCGAACCGAACAACGCGAAGCTGAGCCAGATGATTCAACACGTGCGGGAGAACCCGCAGCTGGCGATCTACAAGGCGCAGACCAGCGCCTACAAGTACAGCTGGATGCTGATCCCGCTCAGCGTGCCGTTCGTGTGGCTGCTGTTCCCCCTCAGCCGCCGTTTCGGCGGGTACGATCACACCGTGTTCGTGACGTATTCGATCACCTTCATGATCGCCCTCGCCGCAGTGGTCAGCCTGCTGTTCTACGTCAACGCCGGCGGCGTGGGCGGCCTGCTGCTGCTCTACGCCCCGTTCCACATGTACCGCCAGCTGCGCGGCACATACGGCCTGTCGCGCCTCGGCGCGGTCTGGCGAATGCTGGCGCTCAGCCTGTTCGCGTGGATCGCGATAGGGCTGTTCGCCGCGGCGATATTCTGGATGGCCGGCGCCTGA
- a CDS encoding phospholipase D-like domain-containing protein, whose amino-acid sequence MQYVDPPPFTAEAQGHRLTFYPAGKDRLAAMIDLIDGARDSLRVCFYIFAEDASGTLVRDALTRAAERGVKVNLIVDGFGADARKAFFAPMCDAGGSFCCFSPRWSQRYLIRNHQKMVIADGRFAMVGGFNVEDSYFAPPEVNGWNDLAIVMEGTAVCDLARWFDQLDAWTRDPHSKWRHIRRLVRHWQPGHGPVQVLIGGPTRGLSSWARSVRSDMIGGARLHMIMAYFSPSNRAMRAIGKVARRDGARLVLAGKSDNPATIGATRSLYDYMLKRRARIWEFEACKLHTKLIVIDDVCYFGSANFDMRSLYLNLEVMIRVEDTALAARLVEYIDGHIGASAEITPSLHKARGGLLNRLRWNVSWFLVAVVDYTVTRRLNLGL is encoded by the coding sequence ATGCAGTACGTCGATCCGCCGCCGTTCACTGCCGAGGCGCAGGGGCACCGGCTGACGTTCTACCCCGCCGGCAAGGACCGGCTCGCCGCGATGATCGACCTCATCGACGGCGCGCGCGATTCGCTGCGCGTATGTTTCTACATCTTCGCCGAAGACGCGAGCGGAACGCTGGTGCGCGACGCGTTGACCCGAGCGGCGGAGCGCGGGGTGAAGGTCAACCTCATCGTCGATGGTTTCGGAGCCGATGCGCGAAAGGCGTTTTTCGCCCCGATGTGCGACGCGGGGGGATCGTTCTGCTGTTTTTCACCCCGATGGAGCCAGCGATACCTCATCCGCAACCACCAGAAGATGGTGATCGCCGACGGGCGCTTTGCCATGGTCGGCGGCTTCAACGTGGAGGACAGTTATTTCGCCCCGCCCGAGGTGAACGGCTGGAACGACCTGGCAATCGTGATGGAAGGCACCGCGGTATGCGATCTTGCCCGCTGGTTCGACCAGCTCGACGCCTGGACGCGCGACCCCCATTCGAAATGGCGTCATATCCGCCGCTTGGTGCGCCACTGGCAACCTGGCCACGGCCCCGTGCAGGTCCTCATCGGCGGGCCAACCCGCGGCCTGTCGAGCTGGGCCCGGAGCGTGCGAAGCGACATGATCGGCGGTGCCCGCCTGCACATGATCATGGCCTATTTCTCGCCTTCGAACCGCGCGATGCGGGCGATCGGCAAAGTGGCACGCCGCGATGGTGCCCGCCTGGTGCTTGCGGGCAAGAGCGACAATCCAGCCACCATCGGGGCCACGCGATCGCTATACGATTACATGCTGAAGCGGCGGGCGCGCATCTGGGAGTTCGAGGCGTGCAAGCTCCACACCAAGCTGATCGTTATCGATGACGTCTGCTATTTCGGCAGCGCCAATTTCGACATGCGCAGCCTCTATCTCAACCTGGAGGTGATGATCCGCGTCGAGGACACGGCACTGGCCGCGCGGCTGGTCGAATATATCGACGGGCACATCGGCGCCTCGGCCGAGATCACGCCATCGCTGCACAAGGCGCGTGGCGGCCTGCTCAACCGGCTGCGGTGG
- the rpoZ gene encoding DNA-directed RNA polymerase subunit omega gives MARVTVEDCVDKIPNRFDLVLLAAQRAREISGGAELTIDRDRDKNPVVALREIAEETVRPKDLHESVVVGLQKILPDDEDEADEIGSLSQSAEALRITAAAPVRSTSVGGDYEG, from the coding sequence ATGGCGCGCGTTACCGTCGAAGATTGTGTCGACAAGATTCCGAACCGCTTCGACCTCGTCCTGCTTGCCGCGCAGCGTGCGCGGGAAATCTCGGGTGGCGCCGAACTGACGATCGACCGCGACCGCGACAAGAACCCGGTCGTCGCCCTGCGAGAAATCGCGGAAGAAACGGTGCGCCCCAAGGACCTTCACGAATCCGTGGTTGTCGGCCTCCAGAAGATTCTGCCGGACGACGAGGACGAGGCGGACGAGATCGGTTCGCTCAGCCAGTCGGCCGAAGCGCTGCGCATCACCGCAGCTGCCCCCGTCCGTTCCACCAGCGTCGGCGGCGATTACGAAGGCTGA
- a CDS encoding DUF3072 domain-containing protein, producing the protein MTDRHPTDNHPSESPKVEPTSNAVKAPADWTTGDEPMTGAQASYLKTLSEEAHDPKAYDTDLTKAEASERIDALQDTTGRGR; encoded by the coding sequence ATGACCGACCGCCACCCGACCGACAACCACCCCAGCGAAAGTCCGAAGGTTGAGCCGACATCGAACGCAGTCAAGGCGCCCGCCGACTGGACCACCGGCGACGAACCGATGACCGGTGCGCAGGCGAGCTACCTCAAGACCCTGAGCGAGGAAGCGCACGATCCGAAGGCATACGACACCGACCTCACCAAGGCCGAGGCATCTGAACGGATCGACGCGCTGCAGGACACGACCGGGCGCGGCCGCTAG
- the ftsH gene encoding ATP-dependent zinc metalloprotease FtsH: MNEDKDPQGQGPGGSPGGPNPWMKSLMVWGGIFLALLLVVSMFGQAGQTPGQSIRYSEFRDRVAAGSVKDVQIASNQITGTMKNGDTFATVPIAGDTSLTTLLDESGVSYSGKEADQPNVILYLLIQSLPFILILGIAFFALRQVQKGGGAGGAMGFGKSKAKLLTEKQGRVTFDDVAGIDEAREELEEIVEFLRDPRRFSKLGGQIPKGALLVGSPGTGKTLLARAIAGEAGVPFFTISGSDFVEMFVGVGASRVRDMFEQAKKNAPCIVFIDEIDAVGRHRGHGLGNSNDEREQTLNQLLVEMDGFEANEGIIIIAATNRPDVLDPALLRPGRFDRQVVVPVPDIDGREKILAVHMKKVPLAPDVNSRTLARGTPGFSGADLANLVNEAALLAARRNKRLVAMQEFEDAKDKVMMGAERRSMVMTDDEKKMTAYHEAGHALVSLREPASDPIHKATIIPRGRALGMVMRLPERDNYSYHRDKMHADLAVSMGGRVAEELIFGHDKVSSGASSDIQYATTLARNMVTKWGMSEKLGPLQYEQQQEGYLGYGGSQRTMGSDETNKLIDAEIKGLVESAHARATAILAGETDKLHLLAQAMLEYETLTGDEIRDLLDTGKIDRPDAPATPTARPVRGSAIPRAGKRFGGEAAAGA; this comes from the coding sequence ATGAACGAAGACAAGGATCCGCAGGGCCAGGGGCCGGGGGGAAGCCCGGGCGGTCCCAATCCGTGGATGAAGAGCCTCATGGTCTGGGGCGGTATCTTCCTGGCGCTACTGCTGGTCGTCTCGATGTTCGGCCAGGCCGGCCAGACGCCGGGCCAGTCCATCCGCTATTCCGAATTCCGTGACCGCGTGGCGGCCGGATCGGTGAAGGACGTGCAGATCGCGTCCAACCAGATCACCGGCACGATGAAGAACGGCGATACGTTCGCCACCGTGCCGATCGCCGGCGACACCAGCCTGACGACACTGCTGGACGAATCCGGCGTGTCGTATTCCGGGAAGGAAGCCGACCAGCCCAACGTCATCCTCTATCTCTTGATCCAATCCCTGCCGTTCATCCTGATCCTGGGCATTGCATTCTTTGCGCTGCGCCAGGTGCAGAAAGGCGGCGGCGCGGGCGGGGCCATGGGCTTCGGCAAGTCCAAGGCCAAGCTTCTCACCGAGAAGCAGGGCCGCGTCACATTTGACGATGTCGCCGGCATCGACGAGGCGCGCGAGGAGCTGGAGGAGATCGTCGAATTCCTGCGCGATCCGCGCCGCTTCTCCAAGCTGGGCGGCCAGATTCCGAAGGGCGCCCTTCTCGTCGGCAGCCCGGGGACCGGCAAGACACTGCTTGCCCGCGCTATCGCAGGCGAGGCGGGTGTGCCGTTCTTCACCATCTCGGGCTCCGATTTCGTGGAGATGTTCGTCGGCGTCGGCGCCAGCCGCGTGCGCGACATGTTCGAACAGGCGAAGAAGAACGCGCCCTGCATCGTCTTCATCGACGAAATCGACGCGGTCGGCCGCCATCGCGGGCACGGACTCGGCAATTCAAACGATGAACGCGAGCAGACGCTGAACCAGCTCCTAGTAGAAATGGACGGGTTCGAAGCGAACGAAGGCATCATCATCATCGCCGCCACCAACCGGCCCGACGTGCTCGACCCCGCGCTGCTGCGCCCGGGCCGCTTCGACCGGCAGGTCGTGGTGCCGGTGCCCGACATCGACGGGCGGGAGAAGATCCTGGCCGTTCACATGAAGAAGGTCCCGCTCGCCCCAGACGTGAATTCACGCACGCTGGCGCGCGGCACGCCCGGGTTCTCCGGCGCCGATCTTGCGAACCTGGTCAACGAGGCAGCCCTGCTGGCCGCGCGCCGCAACAAGCGCTTGGTCGCGATGCAGGAATTCGAGGACGCGAAGGACAAGGTCATGATGGGCGCGGAACGCCGCTCCATGGTCATGACCGACGACGAGAAGAAGATGACCGCCTATCACGAGGCGGGCCATGCGCTCGTGTCCTTGCGCGAGCCGGCTTCGGATCCGATTCACAAGGCCACGATCATCCCGCGCGGGCGCGCGCTCGGCATGGTGATGCGCCTGCCGGAACGCGACAACTACTCCTACCACCGCGACAAGATGCACGCCGACCTCGCCGTCAGCATGGGCGGCCGGGTGGCGGAGGAACTGATCTTCGGCCACGACAAGGTATCGAGCGGCGCGTCGAGCGACATCCAGTACGCCACCACCCTGGCGCGAAACATGGTCACGAAATGGGGCATGAGCGAGAAGCTCGGCCCGCTGCAATACGAACAGCAGCAGGAAGGCTACCTGGGTTACGGCGGCAGTCAGCGCACCATGGGTAGCGACGAGACCAACAAGCTGATCGATGCGGAAATCAAGGGCCTGGTCGAGAGCGCACACGCGCGGGCTACCGCGATACTCGCCGGCGAAACCGACAAGCTGCACCTGCTGGCGCAAGCCATGCTGGAATACGAAACACTGACGGGCGACGAGATTCGCGACCTGCTGGATACGGGCAAGATCGATCGTCCGGATGCGCCGGCGACCCCGACGGCCCGGCCGGTTCGCGGATCGGCCATTCCCCGGGCCGGCAAGCGCTTTGGCGGGGAGGCTGCGGCGGGGGCCTGA